In Archocentrus centrarchus isolate MPI-CPG fArcCen1 chromosome 22, fArcCen1, whole genome shotgun sequence, one DNA window encodes the following:
- the LOC115773055 gene encoding LOW QUALITY PROTEIN: platelet-activating factor receptor-like (The sequence of the model RefSeq protein was modified relative to this genomic sequence to represent the inferred CDS: deleted 3 bases in 2 codons), protein MSVSKSVLLTTMASVESADSNSTTFLDSEFRYVLFPVFYTIFFILGFFANLYMLFVLRCLRQAKAMGEIHIYMTNLTIADLLFVCALPFWISYYIHKGDWKYGDFMCRLMGSFFFINNYGTILFLAAISINRYWAVTRPLDAASSDHRVRGIIVCVSIWVFVLAMSVPFLVSPGVNENFKNNNVIRRCFEGYQNETTDKKQTVAVTHFLITGLFFVVFLLVVICNFLIARVLVSQNPTLSVIQSSAALSKKSTVSSTLKIPRGVKRRALQMLSAVVGVFVLCFLPHHVVQGPWALAVLEIEEGFGHVNYSRATRQVLNDAHQITLVLMGLNCILDPVVYYFATGKFRRIITAHIKKLITTFTKMTQSCHLTWPAAFIWVLLGNQRPHGKPTQAWRQDET, encoded by the exons ATGTCGGTCAGTAAGTCAGTG TTGCTGACAACCATGGCCAGTGTGGAGTCTGCAGACAGTAATTCCACTACCTTCCTGGACTCTGAATTTCGTTATGTGCTCTTCCCGGTTTTCTACACCATCTTCTTCATCCTGGGCTTCTTCGCTAACCTCTACATGCTGTTTGTCCTGCGCTGCCTCCGTCAGGCCAAGGCCATGGGAGAAATCCACATCTACATGACCAACTTGACCATCGCTGATCTTCTGTTCGTGTGCGCTCTTCCCTTTTGGATTAGCTATTATATCCATAAGGGAGACTGGAAGTATGGAGACTTCATGTGCCGGCTGATGGGCTCCTTCTTTTTCATCAACAACTACGGCACCATCCTCTTCCTCGCAGCCATCAGCATCAACAGATACTGGGCGGTCACTCGGCCTCTGGACGCAGCCTCGTCAGACCACAGGGTTCGTGGAATCATAGTTTGTGTTTCCATCTGGGTGTTCGTTCTAGCCATGTCTGTGCCTTTTCTGGTGAGTCCAGGGGTcaatgaaaactttaaaaacaacaacgtCATACGTCGCTGTTTTGAGGGCTACCAGAATGAAACTACTGATAAGAAGCAGACAGTGGCTGTCACTCATTTTTTAATAACtggattgttttttgttgtctttttactTGTTGTGATATGCAATTTTCTTATTGCTCGAGTCTTAGTTTCTCAAAATCCTACCCTGTCAGTAATTCAGTCTTCAGCAGCTCTGTCCAAAAAGTCCACTGTATCCTCCACACTAAAAATACCCAGAGGGGTGAAACGGAGGGCTCTGCAGATGTTGTCAGCAGTGGTGGGAGTGTTTGTTCTCTGTTTCCTGCCCCACCATGTAGTTCAAGGCCCCTGGGCTCTGGCGGTGCTGGAGATTGAAGAAGGCTTCGGCCACGTGAACTACAGTAGGGCCACCCGTCAGGTGCTGAATGATGCTCATCAGATCACCCTGGTTCTTATGGGCCTCAACTGCATTTTGGATCCTGTAGTTTATTATTTTGCCACAGGGAAGTTTAGAAGAATCATCACAGCCCACATTAAAAAGTTAATCACCACATTCACAAAAATG ACTCAGAGCTGCCACTTAACCTGGCCTGCAGCATTTATTTGGGTCCTG CTTGGAAATCAGAGGCCCCAtgggaaacccacacaggcatggAGACAAGATGAAACCTGA